A genomic segment from Roseibium algicola encodes:
- a CDS encoding L-iditol 2-dehydrogenase — protein MSRLEGKSALITGSARGIGKAFAARFAEEGARVAIADINLAGAEAAASEIGPNAYAVQLDVTDQSSIDAAIAAVEQKTGGLDILVNNAALFDLAPIVEITRDSYQRLFDINVSGTLFMMQAAAKSMIRRGQGGKIINMASQAGRRGEALVGIYCATKAAVISLTQSAGLNLIEHGINVNAIAPGVVDGEHWDHVDSMFAKYEGLQPGEKKAAVGAAVPFGRMGTAEDLTGMAVFLASKDADYIVSQTYNVDGGNWMS, from the coding sequence ATGAGCCGACTTGAAGGAAAATCCGCGCTGATCACGGGTTCGGCCCGGGGCATCGGCAAGGCCTTTGCCGCGCGGTTTGCAGAGGAAGGCGCCCGGGTAGCGATTGCCGATATCAACCTGGCCGGCGCAGAAGCGGCGGCCAGTGAGATCGGCCCGAATGCCTATGCCGTGCAGTTGGACGTCACCGACCAGTCGTCGATCGACGCTGCCATCGCCGCCGTGGAGCAGAAGACAGGCGGGCTCGACATCCTGGTCAACAACGCGGCTCTGTTCGATCTGGCACCGATTGTCGAGATCACCCGCGACAGCTACCAGCGCCTGTTCGACATCAACGTTTCCGGAACCCTGTTCATGATGCAGGCCGCGGCAAAGTCGATGATCAGGCGTGGTCAGGGCGGCAAGATCATAAACATGGCCAGCCAGGCAGGCCGGCGCGGTGAAGCGCTGGTGGGCATCTATTGCGCCACCAAGGCAGCGGTCATCAGCCTGACCCAGTCGGCAGGTCTCAACCTGATCGAACACGGCATCAACGTGAATGCCATCGCCCCCGGCGTCGTCGACGGCGAGCACTGGGACCATGTGGATTCGATGTTCGCGAAATACGAAGGCCTGCAGCCCGGCGAAAAGAAGGCAGCGGTCGGAGCCGCGGTGCCTTTCGGCCGCATGGGCACCGCCGAAGATCTCACCGGCATGGCTGTTTTCCTGGCGTCGAAAGACGCGGATTACATCGTATCGCAGACTTACAACGTCGATGGCGGCAACTGGATGAGCTGA
- a CDS encoding ABC transporter ATP-binding protein, with protein MGQITLKQITKSFGDVQVIPPLDLQIDDGEFVVFVGPSGCGKSTLLRLIAGLEDVSSGDITIDGKNATEVPPAKRGLAMVFQSYALYPHMSVRKNIAFPLRMAGIDKAAQDAKVTAAAKVLNLTDYLDRRPGQLSGGQRQRVAIGRAIVREPAAFLFDEPLSNLDAALRVNMRLEISELHQSLKTTMIYVTHDQVEAMTMADKIVVLQAGKIEQVGSPLELYHTPRNKFVAGFIGSPKMNFLMGSFATEYDAATIGIRPEHLTVSQGDGKWVGKVGVSEHLGSDTFLYVDMEGVDEPITVRSSGEIGFRHGDTVHLTPAPDKIHRFDNQGLRIA; from the coding sequence ATGGGTCAGATAACCCTCAAGCAGATTACCAAGAGCTTCGGCGACGTTCAGGTTATCCCGCCGCTGGACCTGCAGATCGACGACGGCGAGTTCGTGGTGTTCGTCGGTCCGTCCGGCTGCGGCAAGTCCACACTCCTGCGTCTCATTGCAGGCCTGGAGGATGTCTCTTCCGGTGACATCACCATCGACGGCAAGAACGCCACCGAAGTGCCGCCCGCAAAACGTGGCCTTGCCATGGTGTTCCAGTCCTACGCGCTCTATCCGCACATGTCGGTGCGCAAGAACATCGCCTTCCCGCTGCGCATGGCCGGCATCGACAAGGCGGCGCAGGACGCCAAGGTGACCGCCGCTGCCAAGGTGCTGAACCTGACGGATTACCTGGACCGTCGTCCGGGTCAGCTTTCCGGCGGTCAGCGCCAGCGTGTTGCCATCGGCCGTGCCATCGTGCGCGAACCGGCTGCCTTCCTGTTCGACGAACCCCTGTCGAACCTGGATGCGGCGCTGCGTGTCAACATGCGGCTCGAGATCTCCGAACTGCACCAGTCCCTCAAGACGACCATGATCTACGTGACCCACGACCAGGTGGAAGCCATGACCATGGCCGACAAGATCGTGGTGCTGCAGGCAGGCAAGATCGAGCAGGTCGGCTCGCCGCTGGAGCTTTATCATACGCCGCGCAACAAGTTCGTGGCCGGTTTCATCGGCTCGCCGAAGATGAACTTCCTGATGGGATCCTTCGCCACCGAATACGATGCCGCCACGATCGGCATCCGCCCGGAGCATCTGACCGTCTCGCAAGGCGACGGCAAATGGGTCGGAAAGGTCGGTGTCTCGGAACATCTCGGCTCCGACACCTTCCTTTATGTCGATATGGAAGGCGTCGACGAACCGATCACCGTGCGCTCGTCCGGTGAGATCGGGTTCCGTCATGGCGACACCGTTCACCTGACCCCGGCTCCTGACAAGATCCACCGCTTCGACAACCAGGGCCTGAGGATTGCATGA
- a CDS encoding carbohydrate ABC transporter permease has product MARAVSNRRKALVTVCAWAVGIAIFFPILWTVLTSFKTEAEAIASPPSFLFFDWTLENYSTVQERSDYFRHFSNSVIISFGSTLLGLLIAIPAAWSMAFVPGKRTKDVLMWMLSTKMLPPVGVLIPIYLLFRDTGLLDTRVGLVMVLTLINLPIIVWMLFTYFREIPGEILEAARMDGAELWSEIIYVLTPMAVPGIASTLLLNIILSWNEAFWTLNLTAVDAAPLTAFIASYSSPEGLFYAKLSAASTMAIAPILIIGWFSQKQLVRGLTFGAVK; this is encoded by the coding sequence ATGGCGCGCGCAGTCTCCAACCGCCGCAAGGCTCTCGTCACCGTATGTGCGTGGGCCGTCGGCATCGCCATCTTCTTCCCGATCCTGTGGACCGTGCTGACCAGCTTCAAGACGGAAGCGGAAGCCATTGCGTCTCCTCCTAGCTTCCTGTTTTTCGACTGGACGCTGGAAAACTACAGTACGGTCCAGGAGCGTTCGGACTATTTCCGGCACTTCTCCAACTCGGTCATCATTTCCTTCGGCTCCACCCTTCTGGGTCTGCTGATCGCGATACCGGCGGCCTGGTCAATGGCCTTCGTGCCGGGCAAGCGCACCAAGGACGTCCTGATGTGGATGCTGTCCACCAAGATGCTTCCGCCGGTGGGCGTGCTGATCCCGATCTATCTCCTGTTCCGGGATACCGGTCTCCTCGACACGCGTGTCGGCCTCGTGATGGTGCTTACCCTCATCAACCTGCCGATCATCGTCTGGATGCTGTTCACCTACTTCCGCGAAATTCCCGGCGAGATCCTGGAAGCCGCGCGGATGGACGGTGCGGAGCTGTGGTCCGAGATCATCTACGTGCTGACACCCATGGCGGTGCCCGGCATTGCCTCGACCCTGCTGCTGAACATCATCCTGTCCTGGAACGAAGCGTTCTGGACCTTGAACCTGACGGCGGTCGACGCCGCCCCCCTCACCGCTTTCATTGCCAGCTATTCCAGCCCGGAAGGCCTGTTCTACGCAAAACTGAGCGCTGCCTCGACGATGGCGATCGCCCCGATCCTCATCATCGGCTGGTTCAGCCAGAAACAGCTCGTGCGCGGCCTGACCTTCGGCGCGGTTAAATAG
- a CDS encoding carbohydrate ABC transporter permease — translation MATQHSRAAARLMISPAVLLLLGWMIIPLSMTLYFSFLRYNLLIPGMEEWTGWTNYEFFLTDPAFFAALKNTLLLVGGVLLITIVGGVLLALLLDQPFWGQGIVRILVIAPFFVMPTVSALVWKNMFMNPVNGLFAYFAKFLGLQPFDFLSHAPLFSIILIVAWQWLPFATLILLTALQSLDSEQLEAAEMDGANFLNRFVFIMVPHLARSITVVILIQTIFLLSVFAEILVTTNGGPGYASTNLTYLIYAQSLLQFDVGGGSAGGVVAIILANIVAIFLMRMIGKNLEA, via the coding sequence ATGGCTACCCAACATTCACGGGCGGCGGCCCGTTTGATGATCTCTCCGGCAGTTCTGCTGCTGCTGGGTTGGATGATCATCCCGCTCTCGATGACCCTCTATTTCTCTTTCCTGCGCTACAACCTGCTCATTCCGGGAATGGAAGAGTGGACCGGCTGGACCAACTACGAGTTCTTCCTCACCGATCCGGCTTTCTTTGCAGCGCTGAAGAACACCCTGCTGCTCGTTGGCGGCGTCCTTCTCATCACCATTGTCGGCGGCGTGCTGCTGGCCCTGCTGCTCGACCAGCCCTTCTGGGGCCAGGGGATCGTGCGCATTCTGGTGATTGCCCCGTTCTTCGTCATGCCCACCGTCTCCGCGCTGGTGTGGAAGAACATGTTCATGAACCCGGTCAACGGCCTGTTCGCATACTTTGCGAAGTTTCTGGGGCTGCAACCGTTCGACTTTCTTTCGCATGCACCGCTGTTCTCGATCATCCTGATCGTCGCCTGGCAGTGGTTGCCATTTGCGACGCTCATTCTGCTTACCGCCCTGCAGTCGCTGGACAGCGAACAGCTGGAAGCGGCCGAAATGGACGGCGCCAATTTCCTGAACCGCTTCGTCTTCATCATGGTGCCGCACCTGGCGCGTTCGATCACCGTTGTGATCCTGATCCAGACGATCTTCCTGCTGTCGGTCTTCGCGGAAATTCTCGTCACCACCAATGGCGGTCCGGGCTATGCCTCGACCAACCTCACCTACCTGATCTACGCCCAGTCGCTGCTGCAGTTCGACGTCGGCGGCGGATCGGCCGGCGGTGTGGTCGCCATTATCCTCGCCAACATCGTTGCGATCTTCCTGATGCGGATGATCGGCAAGAACCTGGAGGCCTGA
- a CDS encoding ABC transporter substrate-binding protein — MAFHTRALLSACAMAALCASASAETITIATVNNGDMIRMQGLTKDFTDKNPDIEVKWLTMEENVLRQRVTTDVATKGGQFDVMTIGTYEVPIWGKQGWLVSLNDLPESYDADDILPAIRGGLTVDGELFAAPFYGESSMVMYRKDLMEKAGLEMPEAPTWDFIVEAAKAMTDKENEVYGICLRGKAGWGENMAFLTAMANSYGARWFDMDWKPQFDTPQWKEALTTYLDVMNEAGPPGASSNGFNENLALFQTGKCGMWIDATVAASFVTNPKDSQVADKVGFALAPDKGLGKRGNWLWAWSLAIPAGTQKEAAAKKFIEWATSKEYLELVAAEEGWANVPPGTRTSLYENPEYQKVPFAKMTLDSINSADPQNPTVDPVPYVGVQFVAIPEFQGMATVVGQAFSAALAGSMDADAALAAAQATAEREMKKAGYLK; from the coding sequence ATGGCATTTCATACCCGTGCGCTCCTCAGCGCATGTGCAATGGCGGCTCTGTGCGCATCCGCATCTGCAGAAACAATCACCATCGCGACCGTGAACAACGGCGACATGATCCGCATGCAGGGTCTGACGAAGGACTTCACCGACAAGAACCCTGACATCGAAGTCAAATGGCTGACCATGGAGGAGAACGTTCTCCGCCAGCGCGTCACCACTGACGTCGCCACCAAGGGCGGTCAGTTCGACGTCATGACCATCGGCACCTATGAAGTTCCGATCTGGGGCAAGCAGGGCTGGCTCGTTTCCCTGAACGACCTGCCGGAAAGCTACGACGCGGACGACATCCTGCCGGCCATCCGTGGCGGCCTGACCGTCGACGGCGAGCTCTTTGCAGCACCGTTCTACGGCGAAAGCTCCATGGTCATGTACCGCAAGGACCTGATGGAAAAAGCCGGCCTGGAAATGCCGGAAGCCCCGACCTGGGACTTTATCGTCGAAGCCGCCAAGGCAATGACGGACAAGGAAAACGAAGTCTATGGCATCTGCCTGCGCGGCAAGGCCGGCTGGGGTGAAAACATGGCGTTCCTGACGGCCATGGCGAACTCTTACGGCGCCCGCTGGTTCGACATGGACTGGAAGCCGCAGTTCGACACACCGCAGTGGAAAGAAGCTCTTACCACCTATCTCGACGTGATGAACGAAGCAGGCCCTCCGGGCGCTTCTTCCAACGGCTTCAACGAAAACCTGGCCCTGTTCCAGACCGGCAAGTGCGGCATGTGGATCGACGCCACCGTGGCGGCCTCCTTCGTGACCAACCCGAAGGACAGCCAGGTTGCTGACAAGGTCGGCTTTGCTCTGGCACCGGACAAGGGCCTCGGCAAACGCGGTAACTGGCTCTGGGCATGGTCGCTGGCCATTCCGGCCGGCACCCAGAAGGAAGCTGCTGCGAAGAAGTTCATCGAGTGGGCAACTTCCAAGGAATACCTGGAGCTGGTTGCAGCCGAAGAAGGCTGGGCGAACGTTCCCCCGGGAACCCGTACGTCTCTCTATGAGAACCCGGAGTACCAGAAAGTTCCGTTCGCAAAGATGACGCTGGACAGCATCAACTCCGCTGATCCGCAGAATCCGACCGTCGATCCGGTTCCGTATGTCGGCGTGCAGTTCGTCGCCATTCCGGAATTCCAGGGCATGGCAACCGTTGTCGGCCAGGCATTCTCGGCAGCTCTTGCCGGCTCGATGGATGCGGACGCTGCACTGGCTGCTGCCCAGGCGACCGCTGAACGCGAAATGAAGAAGGCCGGTTACCTCAAGTAG